Genomic DNA from Bombus affinis isolate iyBomAffi1 chromosome 8, iyBomAffi1.2, whole genome shotgun sequence:
TCTTCTCCAGTctgtttttcttcttcattctCCTCCTTATCAGTTAATTTTACTTTTCCCATATCTTCTTCACTtccctttgtcttttcaatCTCTTCTGCTCCTTCAACTTCTTTTACCTCTGTTTTTCCACCTTTTTCTTCTATTTGTTCTTGTTGGTCATCCCCTTTTAATTGCTGTTGtttttctttataaatttctttcatttcattaACTTGTAGTTCGGTATCTACTTCCTCTTTTCTATTGGTTGTTCTAATCTTTAGAGCTTTCTCTGTATCATCCATATTCAAAATTGTTGTATCTTctgtattttgtattttctgATCTTCTGTCTCAGATACCTAAAGTGATGGAACAATATTTAGTATCTTTATTTTTAGTATGACATTATAATGTCTGATTCAATCAAgtgtaataattataaattcggAAAGGGATAACTAAACAGTGTAACTAACTGTAGAATGATTATGTGGATTTAAATAGTTCAGGCAAATAATGTTTGCTGTTGTTGTATTTAAaagttatatttaaatattcagtTATTCATATGTTAGttatgtaaatgtaaatatttgtGATAGTGAAAAAGATATAATATAGTGTAATGTAGAGTAATATATATAGTGTCTGGATTCTAGTTCAAAACTAATACATTAGTAATCCATTTAGTAggtaatacaaattaaatattaatgctCCAAATAAATCACAGATTAATAATTACTGATGCGTAATAACACATTAATGTTCAATTTATGTTagtaattatttgaaaaaaattatttttacatcCTACATAGTTCCTGTGATCTGCCATTTTCATATTAACTAATCTGTACAGAAGCAAacaattaaataaatgaaagaatCACCAAATAAAACAAGGCTCCGCAGATTCATTTGATTCTGTTGGTAATTCTAATATTTTCTTACAGCTGCATTTTGGTCGAGACTGATGAGAGAGAGGGTCATTTTGCCCGAAAGTACAACAGGCGCCTCTACATCCTCTTCTGCTTTTTGAGCTTGTGTTTCTGAATCTGTTACAAGTAATTCGCATTGTGGAGGAAGTGCACCTTCTAAATATATCGGTTTTGGTGGTGTTTTTTCTCTCTCAATATGGCTGAAACAATTCCATTACAATTATTAAATATGCTATATTGTAACAAATATATCTTTTCAAAATGCTTTCATTACCTTTGTGAAATTGGAATTATAGGAGTAGTAGGTCTACTACCCTTACCCTCACAACTAGCTGTCATTTCCATACCTATGACTTTAACAGTTGGCGAATGTTCTATGTTTTCTACTTCTTCATCTATCATGCTATGTTCAGCCTGGACAATGGTATTGTTCTGTAAATTAAATAATGCAAATAAATGATCTTGTGTATTATACTGCCTTAAGGGAATAATATTTTactttacattttttaatataagatatatatatataatgtatattatgAATACTGCATTATGATGGTTAAtgcttaataaataaataaagtttttAATCTCCTTCTTTTTACAAATACAATATAGCATTTGCTTAAAAATTCACACATTTTAAAACATTGTTTAAAAAATCATGCTGTTCTGTTAAAAAAACTTACAATATAGCAGTAACTAAATTAATGGAGCTATAAATAAGAATAGTTAATTTATAAACATGCATTTAAATTTATCAATTTAATGAAAGAGattatatctaaaaaatatacactaccgataatttttaatatgtttTAACATGTTTTAATAAATCATAAATACTCTGAAACGTTGTTATTACAAGGTTGACTccttaatattagaatataaaaataccTAAATATAACAGGTTACCTTTAaatgacaaatatttttatttcactgAAAATATTATATGTTGTAATCATTGACAGTCACTTCGTTAACTGAGAATTTTTCGCCAAAAATGTGTACTTattgatatatattattattattatatgtgtTATAGTCGACAATGCGTCTTTATCCACATACTCATTTCcgtgtataaaaataataatgaggcaagaaataaaagttattataatatatttacgttGTTACTTTATTAATCACCATAAGTTATATGCGTGAACAACTGAAATAATTGTTAATGATTTGTAGTGGAACATGAGTCAGAGGgcaattcaaatcatgttgttgttttttctcggagtatcaagaccgttagattacaagtaatgtaagatcaaataaactccgggcaaaacattgtcgccgctacatgcaaccgtcgaatgaagacgaatttgaattttccgactctcctccgaccagtataaataaacgaaaatcCTCACGACCTACGTCCTCTTCACACAAACATCTACAGATTTAAAGGCAACCTGAGTATAACAGATTTATTATTTGtggaaaaatataaatgtaGTGCAAACAATTTATCACAAACTTTGGTTACTCTTGTTAGGTAATCTTTGAGGCAAAGAATATACCTTAGATGAGCGATCAACCCCTGCCAGGCCTTTGGACTTTGGAGGCCCATCTACtatttaaatgtaaaaataagaaCTATAAATTCtatcatttataatatatttgataatttaAATGCTTTTAACGAGTACTTCACTCAGCTAAAATATGAGTATGCACATTTTTATATGAAgatgaatatataaaaaatgatcaataatttaaatatagttATACAGAAGCATTGGAGAATAAGAAAAAGCGAAATGTCGAAGATCTCATAATGTCGAAGATCTCGtaatgaatatgtatataatgtacAACAGGAAAGGTAAAACTTGAAACGCAATCAGAACACAACAACGTGCACATTTCTAAAGACTAAAAAACTGAAAATGTAAATTGTTTCATAATTAGTCTAGTAAACCTTGAGTTCTTGTTGTGGGCTTGGACTATGCATAACTGAACGTGATATGTTGCCCATCTGAACAACAATTCTTTCCATGGCTGCTTCCGTCTCGACCAAACGTCGTCTCAGTTGATCTATCTCTATGTCTCCTGCCGCTTCTTGTGTTCCAGCATGTATAACATTACCAAACGTGTTCAGAGAATATACACGAAtacttacaatatttttaattttagtcTAACAGTTTTTTGTTAAATTTATGATATAAATACGTGTGTGTTCTAATTGTGCAAACCTTGCATCATGCAACACCATTTAAAAATCTGATTAGATACTCAAAAAAACATGTACCTTATTTTTCAGTATTTCTTTAAAGGAACTAGCTTTCAAGGAAAACACTGCATTAATGATAATGTAAATCAAGTGTTGTCAATATCTCTCAAACATTTAAAGAACTTACGGTCCTTTAATTCCTCTATGGTAGGTGGCCTTTGTGGTGATGGGGACCTCTCCTTTTGATAATGCATTGTACCACCAGTCATTGCAGTAGCAAAAGCTTCAGGGCTAAATACCATTTTCCGAAATTCTTTCTCTGCTGCAACTCCTGGATATTCTGAAATGATTTCATTATCCGAATTTTTTCTCAGCacctaataaaataaattacaataagatttcataaaatttaaataaagttACCTAAATATCCaaattttatagaatattttacCTTTACAATTGTATATAGGAAAAATAGTACAATGCCCGAAGTATATAATGGCATAATAATTCCCATAGTACCATTTCCTTTTGGTGCAGGAACAACATGTCCTGCACCTCCTAAAGGTGGTCTCATCTTTGGCACAACATGATCAGGTCTATCTGCTACCTTTGGTACAATATGAGAGGAAGGAATAGTTCTACCACGTTCTCTTAATGCAGGATGTAAACCACCTGCATGTGGAGGTGTACCTCGTTCTTGTTTTATGGTatctaaaaatacaaatattatttctttaaatattacttGAAAAAAAAGAGTGTAAAACAAACAGAACTCAAAATTCCTTGTAATAATtcctttataattattttaggtTTTATAGAAATGTTAGTATATTATCATTTTAGTCTATTACACACATTTAAAGCTATAACTATAGGCCAAACTTATTCCCATCTACTCATCTCTAGTTATACATACTTGTTCTTTTGGCAACCTGCCAAATAGAAGAGATAACTTGAATCTCCTTTCCATGTATAATTGGTTAATTTAATAATACCAAACTGATACTCTTTATTAGAAGTAATTACTAATTCAGTGATTCAATTCAAATGATATAattatgttaataataaaagaaagttatTCACGCTTGTTAATAGTTAATGTCAAAAGTTTTAAATAAGACTTATTATAATTCTTACTGTGCGgcattaaaatatgatatctgATTAGATGTGGAGTTCCTAGTTGAGAAAGAGCTATACCAAAATGTATTTTAAGACAGAGGGAACTATTAAATGATCTGATTTCTTCTAAAACTTGTTTATAAGATTTTCCCAGGCTTTCTCTTTCAGCAAGAAATGTAGATAAATCTATACCACATCTAGCTAAAATTTCTTCTCTACACAAACTTGCACCTTGTGGTGTTAATTTTACAGTTTTCAAAACATCTCTTACTCTTGGATCAATTTGATGATGTTTCAGTATATTCTGACATATTTCATACATAATATCAGCAGCAGTGACATCACTTTCAAAGATTACATCGCAGCATGCTAataaacatttgaaaatttaattcattgacaagaaaaaaatataattttcacttttaaataattaattaaaagggAAAAAATTGAAGGCTACAGAAAAATATATGTGATTGTAATTAAGTAGctagtttttaaaaattcaatataaataaaatttcttcgtaATATAATGTACTCTCTTTTATCTTCAATGAATTAGATATTTCGATAAAATCTTACCCGAATTGTCCGACGTATAATGTGGACTGACAGATGCTGTGAACATAGGATAGAAAATTTTCGGCCACAATACTGCAAAACACCCGATTACAATTGCTAGGACAAAAATCGCCTTTCTTGGACCGAAATTCGTTATTTCAGCCATATTCGTAAATTTGTCGTTCGTATCGTTCTCGCAACTTCGATAAATGGTAAAACAACTGTAGATCTTCCACTGGCACGTCCAGGGATCGCGAAAGTGGATGGAAGATACAGCGCACTGTCGTCTGCTATTTCTGTCATGGGACAGGGCTGTGTCTATCAGCTTTTACTCCCAAAAcgtttttctttaatttattcTTAACAGAATTCGCAAATACATTTATAGAATCAAATggcaaagaacatatttaaaaagTGTAAGTCTTTCCGACTTGTTATACCTAAcgcaataaatatattaaaaagattAACATAAAAGGAACTATGTTAAAAAGTTTGGAACATCCTTATATTTAGAAGCTGACTAATTTTTAATGATAATGATAGTGTAACAATACACAAACATTATACAGgaataacgtaattttactcaactttttttttgtctaggATCAAAACACTCTATCTGTTACAAGAATAAGCCAAAAAGTAAGCCAGAAATAGCAGGTTCTGGCAATGTCACATAGGCAAAGAAAGACCTTGTCTGATAGATGgatgataaaaatatatacaatttataGGTTATTGTTTTGCTGGCATTTATTTACAGAATTGTTTATACAGAAAAAGTGTAATAATACCCTAAAGTTGATAATGTTCTATATATTGAGTACAGAGTTGATAATTCCTTAAGGAATTTATTCTGGACCACCTCTCTGTAACAAAaaagaattaatttaataaaaatttgttcctTTTCCATTGCATATGGATTTCAGAAAGTATTACATGAATATAAAGATCATAAATATCATAAATTCATctaaattctaataatttatgtTCTATATGAATGGCAAGTTTGATTACATAAAGCACTGATAAAATAACAGAATACTTACATTAATATATGCAATTTCCTTTTCATCAATGGGTCGTCTTTGATAGCGTGGAGGAAGATAAATATCTTCTATTGTTGGTAAAACCACTACATCAGGTCCTGTTGCACCAATACTTTTTTGTGACATAGTCGGCCCTGCATGCACAGATGGTGTGGCTGTACCTGGATTAATTAACCAATAACAAGGATTTCAGTCGGCTTTTTCAACTGAAACATTCAAATGTCAACAGTAACTCTTGCTTGATATTATTACCTCTGCCACTTCCACCTTTACGAAATTTAATCAAAGGCACATGTGGTTTTACTAcctattaaaatttaaatcttGTAAACTGAGTGATTTTATTATAGTCATATATTAACATACGGTATACTTTTTTTACAATTATACCGATGCACTGACCTTCCAACCTTTGCTTGCCATCATAATTGTTCTTTAATATCTTTCTGCTGTGTCTTATTCGAAGGCCAAGTTTTACTTGCAGCAGAAGCTTCTTTCGATCACTTTAAAACTTTAAGTAGATGGCGTGTCTTGACATACTTTAACGAACACAAAATAATCGTCAAATACCTGTGTGAAACCATTAATTTCGCGAAGCTAACATCATATGATATCACCAGAAATTAATAAGCAACTTTTCTACTTAACTTCGCTTAAGTACATCTAATTCAATTCAAACATAAATAGGCAAGAGGAATATGTAATGCAATgtattgaatttaaaaatttgccaaatttaattatcaatttaGGTTACTTCATCTAATATATGACATTACGAAATAAGTGTGTCTATTATCTAATATTTTATCTCTAGAAATTTTCGTAACTACAACggttattcatttttttttaaattattttttgctatgtgtagtaatatattatgtagtatttaaTATGGTAGGTGtagataataaaaatacatatatttatttatatatatataatatatatatattgtaataaattttattgtaaattttacTTAATTCCAAAGTATTTGGTATCAGACAATTTCGTTTATAATACCACATAAAACGTGGCTATTTCAGCAGTCTTTCAATGACTACAATGACGTTAAGCATTGATATCATATTCAGATCTTAAACTTAGTCTACTTCTTCCATTCGTGAAGCATCTTCTTCTCCTTCCAAAGGAGGAACTTCTTCTGTTGTTTGCTCTTCTGGTATAGATTCTTCTTCATCGATACCAAGTCCCAACTTGATCATTCTATAAATTCTTGCAGCATGAACTTGTGGTTCATCCAATGTAAAACCTGAGGAAAGAAGTGCTGTTTCAAACAACAAAATTACTAAGTCTTTTACTGCTTTATCACTTTTATCAGCCTCTGCTTTTTGATGAAGGGTTTCGATAATAGCATGATCCGGATTTATCTCAAGGTGTTTCTTTGCTGCCATGTATCCCATAGTAGAAGTGTCTCTAAGAGCTTGAGCTTTCATGATCCTTTCCATATTGGCAGTCCAGCCATATTGTGAAGTGACTATACAGCAAGGTGAATTAACCAATCGGTTTGATACTACAACTTTTTCTACTTTGTtatcaagaatatttttcattacTTTACATAAATTTTCGTATTTAGCTTtgtcttcttctcttttctttttctcttcttcgtcCTCAGGAAGTTCTAATCC
This window encodes:
- the LOC126919168 gene encoding ABC transporter F family member 4-like isoform X2; its protein translation is MAEITNFGPRKAIFVLAIVIGCFAVLWPKIFYPMFTASVSPHYTSDNSACCDVIFESDVTAADIMYEICQNILKHHQIDPRVRDVLKTVKLTPQGASLCREEILARCGIDLSTFLAERESLGKSYKQVLEEIRSFNSSLCLKIHFGIALSQLGTPHLIRYHILMPHNTIKQERGTPPHAGGLHPALRERGRTIPSSHIVPKVADRPDHVVPKMRPPLGGAGHVVPAPKGNGTMGIIMPLYTSGIVLFFLYTIVKVLRKNSDNEIISEYPGVAAEKEFRKMVFSPEAFATAMTGGTMHYQKERSPSPQRPPTIEELKDLDGPPKSKGLAGVDRSSKNNTIVQAEHSMIDEEVENIEHSPTVKVIGMEMTASCEGKGSRPTTPIIPISQSHIEREKTPPKPIYLEGALPPQCELLVTDSETQAQKAEEDVEAPVVLSGKMTLSLISLDQNAAVSETEDQKIQNTEDTTILNMDDTEKALKIRTTNRKEEVDTELQVNEMKEIYKEKQQQLKGDDQQEQIEEKGGKTEVKEVEGAEEIEKTKGSEEDMGKVKLTDKEENEEEKQTGEEEMDKAVEVEEEEEEEEEEEEGEEEEEEEEEEEEEEEEEEEEEEEEQEEEEEEEEVMESEEEEEESEEEEQGEEEESEEEEQGEEEDEEEEREEEEEDDEEEDDDEEKEEVMGSK
- the LOC126919168 gene encoding neurofilament medium polypeptide-like isoform X1, encoding MAEITNFGPRKAIFVLAIVIGCFAVLWPKIFYPMFTASVSPHYTSDNSACCDVIFESDVTAADIMYEICQNILKHHQIDPRVRDVLKTVKLTPQGASLCREEILARCGIDLSTFLAERESLGKSYKQVLEEIRSFNSSLCLKIHFGIALSQLGTPHLIRYHILMPHNTIKQERGTPPHAGGLHPALRERGRTIPSSHIVPKVADRPDHVVPKMRPPLGGAGHVVPAPKGNGTMGIIMPLYTSGIVLFFLYTIVKVLRKNSDNEIISEYPGVAAEKEFRKMVFSPEAFATAMTGGTMHYQKERSPSPQRPPTIEELKDQAAGDIEIDQLRRRLVETEAAMERIVVQMGNISRSVMHSPSPQQELKNNTIVQAEHSMIDEEVENIEHSPTVKVIGMEMTASCEGKGSRPTTPIIPISQSHIEREKTPPKPIYLEGALPPQCELLVTDSETQAQKAEEDVEAPVVLSGKMTLSLISLDQNAAVSETEDQKIQNTEDTTILNMDDTEKALKIRTTNRKEEVDTELQVNEMKEIYKEKQQQLKGDDQQEQIEEKGGKTEVKEVEGAEEIEKTKGSEEDMGKVKLTDKEENEEEKQTGEEEMDKAVEVEEEEEEEEEEEEGEEEEEEEEEEEEEEEEEEEEEEEEQEEEEEEEEVMESEEEEEESEEEEQGEEEESEEEEQGEEEDEEEEREEEEEDDEEEDDDEEKEEVMGSK
- the LOC126919168 gene encoding WD repeat-containing protein 87-like isoform X3, which codes for MAEITNFGPRKAIFVLAIVIGCFAVLWPKIFYPMFTASVSPHYTSDNSACCDVIFESDVTAADIMYEICQNILKHHQIDPRVRDVLKTVKLTPQGASLCREEILARCGIDLSTFLAERESLGKSYKQVLEEIRSFNSSLCLKIHFGIALSQLGTPHLIRYHILMPHNTIKQERGTPPHAGGLHPALRERGRTIPSSHIVPKVADRPDHVVPKMRPPLGGAGHVVPAPKGNGTMGIIMPLYTSGIVLFFLYTIVKVLRKNSDNEIISEYPGVAAEKEFRKMVFSPEAFATAMTGGTMHYQKERSPSPQRPPTIEELKDHGPPKSKGLAGVDRSSKNNTIVQAEHSMIDEEVENIEHSPTVKVIGMEMTASCEGKGSRPTTPIIPISQSHIEREKTPPKPIYLEGALPPQCELLVTDSETQAQKAEEDVEAPVVLSGKMTLSLISLDQNAAVSETEDQKIQNTEDTTILNMDDTEKALKIRTTNRKEEVDTELQVNEMKEIYKEKQQQLKGDDQQEQIEEKGGKTEVKEVEGAEEIEKTKGSEEDMGKVKLTDKEENEEEKQTGEEEMDKAVEVEEEEEEEEEEEEGEEEEEEEEEEEEEEEEEEEEEEEEQEEEEEEEEVMESEEEEEESEEEEQGEEEESEEEEQGEEEDEEEEREEEEEDDEEEDDDEEKEEVMGSK
- the LOC126919168 gene encoding calponin homology domain-containing protein DDB_G0272472-like isoform X5, with protein sequence MAEITNFGPRKAIFVLAIVIGCFAVLWPKIFYPMFTASVSPHYTSDNSACCDVIFESDVTAADIMYEICQNILKHHQIDPRVRDVLKTVKLTPQGASLCREEILARCGIDLSTFLAERESLGKSYKQVLEEIRSFNSSLCLKIHFGIALSQLGTPHLIRYHILMPHNTIKQERGTPPHAGGLHPALRERGRTIPSSHIVPKVADRPDHVVPKMRPPLGGAGHVVPAPKGNGTMGIIMPLYTSGIVLFFLYTIVKVLRKNSDNEIISEYPGVAAEKEFRKMVFSPEAFATAMTGGTMHYQKERSPSPQRPPTIEELKDPSSFKEILKNKNNTIVQAEHSMIDEEVENIEHSPTVKVIGMEMTASCEGKGSRPTTPIIPISQSHIEREKTPPKPIYLEGALPPQCELLVTDSETQAQKAEEDVEAPVVLSGKMTLSLISLDQNAAVSETEDQKIQNTEDTTILNMDDTEKALKIRTTNRKEEVDTELQVNEMKEIYKEKQQQLKGDDQQEQIEEKGGKTEVKEVEGAEEIEKTKGSEEDMGKVKLTDKEENEEEKQTGEEEMDKAVEVEEEEEEEEEEEEGEEEEEEEEEEEEEEEEEEEEEEEEQEEEEEEEEVMESEEEEEESEEEEQGEEEESEEEEQGEEEDEEEEREEEEEDDEEEDDDEEKEEVMGSK
- the LOC126919168 gene encoding FK506-binding protein 5-like isoform X4, with protein sequence MAEITNFGPRKAIFVLAIVIGCFAVLWPKIFYPMFTASVSPHYTSDNSACCDVIFESDVTAADIMYEICQNILKHHQIDPRVRDVLKTVKLTPQGASLCREEILARCGIDLSTFLAERESLGKSYKQVLEEIRSFNSSLCLKIHFGIALSQLGTPHLIRYHILMPHNTIKQERGTPPHAGGLHPALRERGRTIPSSHIVPKVADRPDHVVPKMRPPLGGAGHVVPAPKGNGTMGIIMPLYTSGIVLFFLYTIVKVLRKNSDNEIISEYPGVAAEKEFRKMVFSPEAFATAMTGGTMHYQKERSPSPQRPPTIEELKDLFSLKASSFKEILKNKNNTIVQAEHSMIDEEVENIEHSPTVKVIGMEMTASCEGKGSRPTTPIIPISQSHIEREKTPPKPIYLEGALPPQCELLVTDSETQAQKAEEDVEAPVVLSGKMTLSLISLDQNAAVSETEDQKIQNTEDTTILNMDDTEKALKIRTTNRKEEVDTELQVNEMKEIYKEKQQQLKGDDQQEQIEEKGGKTEVKEVEGAEEIEKTKGSEEDMGKVKLTDKEENEEEKQTGEEEMDKAVEVEEEEEEEEEEEEGEEEEEEEEEEEEEEEEEEEEEEEEQEEEEEEEEVMESEEEEEESEEEEQGEEEESEEEEQGEEEDEEEEREEEEEDDEEEDDDEEKEEVMGSK
- the LOC126919168 gene encoding uncharacterized protein LOC126919168 isoform X6; its protein translation is MAEITNFGPRKAIFVLAIVIGCFAVLWPKIFYPMFTASVSPHYTSDNSDTIKQERGTPPHAGGLHPALRERGRTIPSSHIVPKVADRPDHVVPKMRPPLGGAGHVVPAPKGNGTMGIIMPLYTSGIVLFFLYTIVKVLRKNSDNEIISEYPGVAAEKEFRKMVFSPEAFATAMTGGTMHYQKERSPSPQRPPTIEELKDQAAGDIEIDQLRRRLVETEAAMERIVVQMGNISRSVMHSPSPQQELKNNTIVQAEHSMIDEEVENIEHSPTVKVIGMEMTASCEGKGSRPTTPIIPISQSHIEREKTPPKPIYLEGALPPQCELLVTDSETQAQKAEEDVEAPVVLSGKMTLSLISLDQNAAVSETEDQKIQNTEDTTILNMDDTEKALKIRTTNRKEEVDTELQVNEMKEIYKEKQQQLKGDDQQEQIEEKGGKTEVKEVEGAEEIEKTKGSEEDMGKVKLTDKEENEEEKQTGEEEMDKAVEVEEEEEEEEEEEEGEEEEEEEEEEEEEEEEEEEEEEEEQEEEEEEEEVMESEEEEEESEEEEQGEEEESEEEEQGEEEDEEEEREEEEEDDEEEDDDEEKEEVMGSK
- the LOC126919189 gene encoding alpha-ketoglutarate dehydrogenase component 4 isoform X1 codes for the protein MMASKGWKVVKPHVPLIKFRKGGSGRGTATPSVHAGPTMSQKSIGATGPDVVVLPTIEDIYLPPRYQRRPIDEKEIAYINRGGPE
- the LOC126919189 gene encoding alpha-ketoglutarate dehydrogenase component 4 isoform X2, producing MMASKGWKVVKPHVPLIKFRKGGSGRGTATPSVHAGPTMSQKSIGATGPDVVVLPTIEDIYLPPRYQRRPIDEKEIAYINRGG